In Candidatus Latescibacterota bacterium, the DNA window GACCAATCCTGCAGGGATGGTCTCAGGTATAGAATCGTATCTGAAGGGGCATGGGCAGTCCGGCTGGACCGTATCAGCCGAGGGGGTAAGCGATGCCACTGATCTGGCCGAGATGCTCCGCGAGTTCCAGTCGGACAGTGAAGACGTACTGATCCTTCTCCAGGACACTACTGCCGCAGGTGACACGATAGGACATGTTGTCACGATGGGCTCAAGCCATTTCACGCTTGCTCCTCCCACTCAGAAGATCGATTTCATGGATCCCTGGGGAGGGGGCAGCACGGCAGATAACAATTACGATGTCAGTGAAAATGATGAAGATCAGCCGACTACAGACGGATATGATCTCGATGGAGACGGTGGAGACGCCTGGGTGGCGGGATACATTAAGGTGTCGCCTCCCGAAGGAGATGCTGCCTCTTCATCCATGGGAGGTTCCATCCTTCGCCCAGACATCGCTGGAAGGGATTTTCTGAAAGCAGCGATGCGGGCACCGTGGATAACGATGTCATCCGGTGCGGTCACCGGCAATGGAACGGTAGACATCCTGCCCCTCGATACGTCGACCCTGCCTGCCGGCCCGATGTTGATGGAGATTGTGACCGTCGACGATCAGGGTATTCAGTGCAGGGACATCAGACTGGCCTGGGTGTTCAGCGATCCGACCGGGGATGATGATAGCGGACCTCCGATCAAGACGATGCTGAACGGTTCTTACCCCAACCCGTTCAACCCGTCGACGACGATAAAATACTCGGTGGCGAAAGATACGGAAGTCACCATGGTGATCTACGATGTGGTGGGGCGCCGGGTGAGGGCTCTCCTTTCATCGGAATTCAGGGAGATGGGTGTGTACACCGAAACCTGGGATGGAAAGAATGACAATGGGAAATCTCTGGCCAGCGGTGTCTATTTCTGCAGGTTTATCGCCGCGGGTCAGATAGAGGCAAGAAAACTTATCATGCTTAGATGATGCGGGTCCGGGACATCCGCCAGGGGGATTTACAGGGCGGAGTCGGCGGGATTCTCACTCCGGGGAGGAAGCATGGCTTCCTCCCTTTTTTGTTGAAATACACCCGGAGCAATCAGACCATTTTTCAATGGTGGGTTTCTTATCTTTTGACAAGTTCGGGAAAAGGGTCTACATTCTGTCGCAGTCGCGGAATAGTTGTAGTCTGGATTGGAATGACATCCACAGAAGGAAGGTCTGAGATGAAAAAAATGCTGATCCTTATGCTTGTAATATCGCTCGTGGGGACTTCTGTCGGATGCGAATGGAGCAGAAGCAAAAAGGGAGCGGCTTTCGGTAGTGCCACTGGAGCAGTGATCGGAGCAGCTATTGGCAAGAAATCCGGGAACACTGCTGTCGGAGCGATCGTTGGGGCGGCCATAGGTGGAGCGGCAGGAGCTTACATAGGTAATTACATGGACAAACAGGCAGCCGAGATCGAAAGGGATATCGAAGGCGCTACGGTGGAGCGTGTCGGAGAGGGTATCAAGATCACATTCGATTCCGGTATTCTTTTCGAAATCAACAAGGCCGGACTCCAGTCCGAAGCAGTGGTCAATCTTGATAAGCTGGCAGTGATACTCGACAAGTACAGCGACACGAATATCCTGATCGAGGGGCATACCGATTCGACCGGATCTGATGAGTACAATATGGATCTTTCACGCAAGAGAGCAGAATCCGTCGCGGTGAACCTTGCCACAAAGAAGATCAATCCGGTCAGATTCACTCTGTTCGGGTATGGTGAGATCCAGCCGGCTGTCACAAACGTCACACCTGAAGGGCGTCAGGCTAACCGCCGTGTAGAAATCGCTATTATGGCTAACGACAAACTGAAGAAGGTCGCGGAAGACAGGACCGGGGA includes these proteins:
- a CDS encoding T9SS type A sorting domain-containing protein encodes the protein TNPAGMVSGIESYLKGHGQSGWTVSAEGVSDATDLAEMLREFQSDSEDVLILLQDTTAAGDTIGHVVTMGSSHFTLAPPTQKIDFMDPWGGGSTADNNYDVSENDEDQPTTDGYDLDGDGGDAWVAGYIKVSPPEGDAASSSMGGSILRPDIAGRDFLKAAMRAPWITMSSGAVTGNGTVDILPLDTSTLPAGPMLMEIVTVDDQGIQCRDIRLAWVFSDPTGDDDSGPPIKTMLNGSYPNPFNPSTTIKYSVAKDTEVTMVIYDVVGRRVRALLSSEFREMGVYTETWDGKNDNGKSLASGVYFCRFIAAGQIEARKLIMLR
- a CDS encoding OmpA family protein — translated: MKKMLILMLVISLVGTSVGCEWSRSKKGAAFGSATGAVIGAAIGKKSGNTAVGAIVGAAIGGAAGAYIGNYMDKQAAEIERDIEGATVERVGEGIKITFDSGILFEINKAGLQSEAVVNLDKLAVILDKYSDTNILIEGHTDSTGSDEYNMDLSRKRAESVAVNLATKKINPVRFTLFGYGEIQPAVTNVTPEGRQANRRVEIAIMANDKLKKVAEDRTGE